In Prosthecochloris marina, one genomic interval encodes:
- the cas4 gene encoding CRISPR-associated protein Cas4 codes for MLYPKVNGTKISYYFICHRKLWLFDRQLQFESDFSAVEEGKFISETTYPEERHEIQLSDGAVLDFYDKRHKVVHEVKKSDKMEEAHIWQLKYYLFYLKSSGVTSVTGRLDYPKLKKTLEIELSKNDEHKIQEIFDDMTAIINRVNVPERINKKFCKMCAYYEFCWA; via the coding sequence ATGCTCTATCCAAAGGTCAACGGGACAAAAATCAGTTACTATTTTATTTGTCATCGAAAGCTGTGGCTTTTTGATCGGCAACTACAGTTTGAGAGCGATTTCAGTGCCGTGGAAGAAGGCAAGTTCATCAGTGAGACAACGTATCCTGAGGAACGGCATGAAATTCAGTTAAGCGATGGAGCTGTACTTGATTTCTATGACAAGCGGCACAAAGTGGTGCATGAGGTGAAAAAATCCGACAAGATGGAGGAAGCCCATATCTGGCAACTGAAATATTATTTATTTTACCTGAAGAGTTCTGGAGTTACTTCAGTTACCGGTAGGCTTGATTATCCAAAACTCAAGAAAACCCTTGAAATCGAGTTGTCGAAAAATGACGAACACAAAATTCAAGAAATTTTCGACGATATGACGGCTATTATTAATCGGGTAAACGTCCCTGAGAGGATTAACAAGAAATTCTGCAAAATGTGCGCATATTATGAATTTTGTTGGGCTTAG
- the cas2 gene encoding CRISPR-associated endonuclease Cas2: MYYIAVYDVGEKRVGKMLKIFRKYMHHIQNSVFEGEMTPASYQKLKYEAGRFCNEEADSIIFFELNGKYMNKEIIGTEKRPASNFL, encoded by the coding sequence ATGTACTACATAGCGGTTTATGATGTCGGGGAAAAAAGGGTTGGTAAAATGCTGAAGATCTTTCGCAAATATATGCATCATATCCAGAACTCCGTTTTTGAAGGTGAGATGACTCCTGCGTCATATCAGAAACTTAAATATGAGGCGGGCAGGTTCTGCAATGAAGAAGCAGACTCTATCATCTTTTTTGAGTTGAACGGCAAGTATATGAACAAAGAAATTATAGGTACGGAAAAAAGGCCGGCTTCCAATTTTCTTTGA